In Aegilops tauschii subsp. strangulata cultivar AL8/78 chromosome 3, Aet v6.0, whole genome shotgun sequence, one genomic interval encodes:
- the LOC109749690 gene encoding uncharacterized protein has protein sequence MAFSGAQMLAAFTMGILLMAFCAEARVCMSPSKSYKRSPCKNVRCTAACHKEHFKGGYCATKKSIVGEELNEDNDDNFFHKQPKKKTCMCTFQCSKAPPPPSEPDVPEPPGEPEVPDPKKKPPPPYVRDVPEPPSGENKKKLLPAVDQ, from the exons ATGGCGTTCAGCGGCGCCCAGATGCTCGCTGCCTTCACAATGGGCATACTTCTCATGGCCTTCT GTGCGGAGGCTCGGGTATGCATGTCCCCTAGCAAGTCGTACAAAAGGAGCCCTTGCAAGAACGTTCGCTGCACCGCGGCCTGTCACAAAGAGCACTTCAAGGGTGGGTACTGTGCCACTAAGAAGTCAATTGTTGGCGAAGAGCTCAACGAAGACAACGACGACAACTTCTTTCACAAACAACCTAAGAAAAAGACGTGCATGTGTACATTTCAATGTAGTAAAGCCCCACCACCACCGTCAGAACCTGACGTGCCAGAGCCACCGGGTGAACCTGAGGTGCCAGATCCTAAGaagaagccgccgccgccataTGTACGTGATGTGCCGGAGCCGCCCTCGGGAGAAAACAAGAAGAAGCTGCTGCCAGCTGTTGACCAGTGA